Genomic window (Streptomyces sp. TG1A-60):
CGCCAGCAACTCCTCGACGGGCGCCCAGCGTGCGCTGTTGGCGTCCCCGCCCGGACGGGGTGCGGGCAGGTCGGGGGCGAGAGCGAGGTGGGCGACGCTGACAACCCTCATCCGCGGATCCCGCTTCGGGTCGCCGTAGGTCGCCAACTGCTCCAGGTGCGCGCCGTGGCCCTGCGCGGGCTCGGACGGTTCGTGGGCGGTCAGCCCGGTCTCCTCTGCCAGCTCCCGTGCGGCGGCCTGCGACAGGTCCTCGTCCGGCCGCACGAAGCCACCGGGCAGCGCCCACCGCCCCTGGAACGGCTGTTCGCCCCGCCGTACCGTCAGTGCACAGAGCGCGTGGCGGCGGACGGTCAGCACGACCAGGTCCACGGTGACGGCGAAGGGCGGATAGTCC
Coding sequences:
- a CDS encoding NUDIX hydrolase, which codes for MPYDPSDYPPFAVTVDLVVLTVRRHALCALTVRRGEQPFQGRWALPGGFVRPDEDLSQAAARELAEETGLTAHEPSEPAQGHGAHLEQLATYGDPKRDPRMRVVSVAHLALAPDLPAPRPGGDANSARWAPVEELLAQGGCGRDGEPVAPLAFDHAQILADGVERARSKIEYSSLATAFCPPEFTVGELRRVYEAVWGVALDPRNFHRKVTGTPGFLVPTGGTTTRQGGRPAQLFRAGGATLLNPPMLRPEV